The following proteins come from a genomic window of Micromonospora echinofusca:
- a CDS encoding glucose 1-dehydrogenase: MTDLFSVEGKTVLVTGGSRGIGLMIAQGFVRAGAHVIISSRKADVCEAVAKELSAEGRCEAIPADLGHDAGAEGLAAAVRERFDRLDVLVNNAGATWGAPLESYPESAFDKLWAVNVKAVFRLTTALLPALRASASADDPARVINIGSIDGIRVPMMEVYAYSATKAAVHMLTRSLAHQLAGERITVNAIAPGPFESKMMAFALDDPASRAAIEEQVPLGRIGRPEDMAGTAIYLSSRAGAYLTGAVIPVDGGITTHG, from the coding sequence ATGACGGATCTGTTCTCGGTCGAAGGCAAGACGGTCCTGGTCACCGGCGGCTCGCGGGGGATCGGCCTGATGATCGCCCAGGGCTTCGTCCGGGCCGGCGCACACGTGATCATCTCCTCCCGCAAGGCGGACGTCTGCGAGGCCGTGGCCAAGGAACTCTCCGCCGAGGGGCGCTGCGAGGCCATCCCCGCCGACCTCGGCCACGACGCCGGCGCCGAGGGCCTGGCCGCCGCCGTACGGGAGCGGTTCGACCGGCTCGACGTGCTGGTCAACAACGCGGGGGCCACCTGGGGCGCGCCGCTGGAGTCGTACCCGGAGAGCGCGTTCGACAAGCTCTGGGCCGTCAACGTCAAGGCGGTCTTCCGACTGACGACCGCGCTGCTGCCCGCGCTGCGCGCCTCGGCCAGCGCCGACGACCCGGCCCGGGTGATCAACATCGGCTCCATCGACGGCATCCGGGTGCCGATGATGGAGGTGTACGCGTACTCGGCGACCAAGGCCGCCGTGCACATGCTCACCCGCAGTCTGGCGCACCAGCTCGCCGGCGAGCGGATCACCGTCAACGCGATCGCGCCGGGGCCGTTCGAGAGCAAGATGATGGCGTTCGCGCTGGACGACCCCGCGTCCCGGGCCGCCATCGAGGAGCAGGTGCCGCTGGGCCGGATCGGCCGGCCGGAGGACATGGCCGGCACCGCGATCTACCTGTCGTCACGCGCCGGCGCGTACCTCACCGGTGCGGTGATCCCGGTCGACGGCGGCATCACCACCCACGGCTGA